The genome window AGAGCTTGAATTTTCCCACCGCAAATAATTCTTCATTAGAAAAACATTATTACCTTTGACCTAATTAAGTCAAGTCCAAATATGGTAAAATGACACTAGGGCAGAAAATCAAACAATTAAGAGAGTCCAAAGGGATGTTGCAGAGACAACTTGCATCTATTCTTGAGATGGGCGATGGTTTTTTAAGTAAAGTGGAAAGTGACCTAAAGCCATTGAGAAGAGAACACTTAAAGGCCATTAGTGAGACTTTCAATTATTCATATTCAGAACTTGAAGCTTTGTGGATAGCAACAAAAGTTTATGACTTAGTTAAAGATGAGGATGAAGGGCTTAATGCATTGAAAGTGGCAGAGGAGCAGATTAAATATCATAAAAACCAAAAATGAAGTATCGTCTTTATAAAAAAGAGAAAAAGGAAATTGTTCCTGTGACAGGTAACGAAGAAAACAAGCTTGCAAAAGCTAGATTATCTGATATTTTTGAGAAAAGACAAGAACTTCGAATTCCAAGTAGGTTTATAGAAGCGTGGGAAAATGTTGCCTTATTTCAAACTAATGGTGACATTGCTAAAGCAAATTCAATTCTATTTCCGAATGAAAAATCGGCTTTTGCACTTAACAACACTCTCAATGATTTGACCGCAAAAGAATGGCTTCCTGAAACAGTGACTGTTTTTAGCCAAAAGGGATTGGGAGCAGGCAATAAAGATGCACAAATCGAAAAACAACATCCAGCACCTTTTTCGTTTCAAGATGTGGGCAGATTAATCCAATTTTACTCCAAAGAAAATGATAGAGTTTTAGACCCTTTCTCTGGTGTGGCATCTACAGCTAAAGCTTGTGCATTTAACAATCGAGTTGGATATGGGATTGAGTTAAACCCGAAGTATCACGAACTAGCAAAAAAGAGAATTGAAATTGAAGTTCCTGATGAGCAAAAAGCAAAAAAAATTCAAAGTTTAATCAATGGAAATAGTAAGGAGGAAATCAAAAACTTTAAAAATGACTTCTTCGACTTTATTGTAACTAGTCCTCCTTATTGGAATATATTAGAAACAGTTGACCATAAAGGAAAAGAAAGAGTAATTAATAATTTAGACCATAAATATGGTGAGGACACGAAGGATTTTTCTAACATTGAGGACTACACGTTATTTTTGGAGACTCTTTCAACATTTTTCAACGACTGTGCACGCGTACTCAAAAAGGGGAGGTATCTGTGTGTAATTGTTAGTGATTTCAGGAAAAAAGATAAGTATTATACTTTTCACGCTGATTTAGCTAATGAGCTTGAGAAAAAAGGAAGTTTTGTATTGAAAGGAGTTCGAATTCTATATCAAAGGCATAAAGGCATTTACCCATATGGTTATCCGTTTTCTTTTGTCCCTAATATGCACCACCAAAACGTTTTAATCTTTCAAAACATAAAAAAGAAATGATGAAAGTAAATAAGATATATTTAGGAGATTGCATAAAAAATATGCAGGAATTAGAAAATGAATCTGTCGATTTAATCATAGCTGACCCACCATATAATCTTAACAAGGATTTTGGAAACACATCTGACAAATGGGGTGATGTAAATGAATGGGTTAAATGGTCAAAAATATGGCTTGATGTCGCTATAGAAAAATTGAAGCCAACTGGTTCTATTTTTGTTTATGGTATACATCACTATTTATGCTTCCTCCAAGTACATTTGTATGAAAGAAATCTAAAATATAGACGTCAAATAATTTGGCACTATGAAAATAGTTTTTCTGGATATAAAAATGCTCCTTCAGCAAATTATGAGCCAATATTATGGTTTTCTAAATCTGACACTTATACATATCACCAAATAAGAGAGCCTTATAAAAGTACCGAACGCTTGAAAAACAAAATAACTAAGAATGGCAAGGTTTGGACACCCCATCCAGACGGGAAACATGCAGGTGACGTTTGGAACATTCCTGTTTTAGCAGGTAAACGATTTGCTGAAGAAAAAGTAGATCATCCAACTCAAAAGCCAATTGCTATTTGTGATAGAATTGTTAAGCATTTTTCGAATGAGGGAGATTTAGTGTTAGTTCCTTTCGCTGGCTCTGGAAGTGAATGTGTAAGTGCACTCAGAAATGGGCGAAATTTCATAGCTTTTGAAAAAAATAAAAATTACATTGAACTGGCAAACAAAAGAATCAACAGTGTTTGTATGCAGGCTGAATTTCAAAATGATATAATTGCTAATGGTATCTTTGCTGAAATGTAAAAGTTATTGAATGAAGAACATTCCACACCAATTCAATAGTATTAACAAATACTTCGCTGCTTTAGAAACTGTAAAACAGCTAATAGAGGAGGAAACGCCACTACGAGATGAAAACTTAGGAGAGCAATTATTAAGGAATGGGGTCGTTAACCCAGGAAGAGCAGGTCAGACTATAGATGAATATTTAGAAGAACAAAGTCACAAGACGCCATCCAACAGAGGTTATCATACGGCAGCCAGAGAGACAATCAAATTTTTTAAGCTAATCGGCTTTCTAATTGTTTACGATAACAAATCAGGTGAACTTACCCCACGCGCCATACAACTTTTATCAGGTAACAATCCTAACGCTCGCAAATTATTATGGCGAGATTCATTTATGCAGCTTGGAGTTGAAGGAGTTGATGGTGAAATTAGCCATCCTTACAGACTTCTTTTGAAACTTACCCAGGATAGACCAGGTATTGAGACAAGCAAACTTATGTTAGCTCTAGAAGCAGAAAATAATTCTCAAGAAGAATATGAAAGAGTACTTGCTTTATCGGAATTAGGATTTGACACTATATTAGAGGAAATAAACATAAGCGAACACCAAGCAAGAAATGCAGTAAAGATACTTCCGTCATTTGCTGTACAAGTTGGAGATATCAGAAAACAGGGTAATTACACATATCCTATTGGACATATTTCAATTACCGAGGATGAAATTTCAACTGAAATACCTAATGAATTAACAACAGATGAAGGGATTCCTTATTCTCAATATCGACAGGTTACTTCTGAAAATATTGCTAGAGATCCTATTTTTAATGAAATTTCTTCAGTAAGTATAGACCTCACAGAATCAATTCGAATTAGACAAAATAGATTATCTCACCACCAAGAAATCGTTAGACAATTAGGTTTATTTTGTGAGCAAAATGGATTTGAACTTTTTGAGGGGAAATTTGACTGTTTATCTACCTTAGATGATTCCGCAATAGTTTTTGAAGTTAAAACAATTCTTGCTTCAATGTCTGACCAAGAAAAGCAAACAGTTAAGGGTGTTGGCCAACTAAAATATTATAAATTTTCTATCGTACAAAGACAGATGGGCTTTGAAAACATTCGAGAAATTTTAGTATACTCTCAAAAGCCAAATGAAAGTTTAATTCAATTTTGTGTATCTGAAAATATATCTATTGTATGGCTTGAGGAAGGGACATTTAAAGTATACAACCATGAAAATAACTTGGAAGTAGATTTTGAACCTTTAAACTTCATCTAAACCATATGCTTAATAGCCACACACATTGCCAAGCCGCTCAGCGCCAATGCGCCAGCCAAAGCTTGTCAAAGAGTGTGTCTAAGCTAGCTCACAAACGAAAAAAAAGCACGAAAGCACAACATTATATAAGCGTAATGCGGGCTGAACGATCAAAAATGAGCTATTATACTCTTAATACACTTTGCGGTAGGCAGACAGTGAATTGCTCCGAAACTCGCACTAAGCTTATACTTGACCGTTGGGCAGAATTAAACTGATGTAATAAAATTAAGTACACGAAAGTAAAAACTACACTTAATACATAAACGAGTGTAATTTTTGACTATATTTACACCCGTAAAGCAAAAGAGCGTAACACTTACCTTCGTTTGGAATGAGAGACTTTAAAAGAAATGAGCCTTATAATAGTTTACCAATTCTACCTCCAAATACAAATTTGGAAACAACAGAAATATTACGAAAAGCAATTAGTGCAAGTAGAGCATTAGCCCAATTAAATGGAGCAATCACGAACCTGCCAAAGCCTAAATTATTTTTAGACACAATACATTTACAAGAAGCTAAAGCAAGTTCTGAAATTGAAAATATTATTACAACCAATGATGAATTATACAAGTCGGTAATTGCTAATAAAAAGTTTGAAAACCCAAATGCTAAAGAAGTTATAAGTTACAAAGAAGCCCTTTGGTATGGACTAGAGCAACTAGAATCAAGACCATTTATAACTACAAACCTCTGCATTGAGATAATGCAACGCATAAAGCAAAACACGTCTACTATTAGAACAGCGCCAGGCACTACTCTTTCAAACACAAAAGGAGAAATTATTTACACTCCCCCATCTGGGGAATCTGTTATTCGAGAAAAATTAGGAAATCTTGAAAAGTTTATCAATGAGGATAATTCACTAGATCCTCTGATAAAATTAGCCCTACTACATTACCAATTTGAAGCAATACATCCTTTTTCTGATGGGAATGGCAGAACAGGACGAATACTACTCTTACTTTATCTTAAACTAGAAAACTTACTTGATATTCCTGCAATATATTTGAGTGAATACATTATTAAAAACAAAGCGGAATACTATAAAAGATTAAAACAAGTAACTGAAAAAGAAAACTGGGAAAGTTGGATAATGTACATATTGGATATGATTGAATGGACTTCTAAAAAAGGTATAACGAGATTAGAGGATATTTTGTATTCCATGAAAACTACTTCGGAAGACATTAAAAAGGAATTGCCGAAAGCATACTCTAAAGATTTAATAGACATACTTTATAAACTTCCCTATACAAAAAGACAGCATTTAATTGATGCAGGATTGGGGACAGCAAAAACCGTAGGTAATTATTTAATCGAACTTGAAGAAAAAGGTTTTCTTAAATCTGTTAAACTAGGAAAAGAGAAACTTTACCTTAACCACCGACTAATGAAAATATTAGAAAAAGAATAACGTGTGGTAATAATGTGTATAGTGCATAGCACCCTGCGGGACGATAGGACACCATACACGGGTCGTTATCGAGCAAAAAAAATGAAAGACTACGTAGAATACAATGATAAACTATTTTCGAGATGGGCTCCAATCTATGATGGATTTGAAATCATCCTATCCGGTGTAAGAAAGAAAATGAACCAAGAAATAAACTCAACTAACAAATCTGTTTTAGATATAGCAACCGGAACTGGAAGTTTAGCAATCGCTTTAAGCTCAAAAGCAAAAGAAGTTGTTGGAATCGATTTATCATCAAAGATGCTTGATATTGCAAGAAAGAAAAGAACAAACGACAATCTATCTTTCTTACAAATGGATGCAAGTGAAATGAAGTTTCAGGATCATAAATTCGATATAGTTACAATAAGTTTAGGATTACACGACATGCCACAGGAGATAAGAACAGCTGTATTGAAAGAAGTAAAAAGAGTATTGAAAAAAGATGGGAAACTCTATATTTTGGAATATGATTTACCCCAAAACAAGTTTATAGGATGGTGTTCTTCGTATTTGATAAATACTTTCGAAAGCAAATATTATCTCAATTTCATTAAATCTGAACTATCCGATTATCTCAATACATTTGGCTTTAAGATTGAAGGAAAAACCAATTACTTATCAGGACACTTGCAATTACTAACAATAACGAATTAATATTCGGCAGGCAACAAAACCTAAACTGCATTGAAGTGCAGTTTTGACAGAACCGTAATACTCCCTGAAGCCTTCCTAAAATTATTCGCTTGAAATCAATTTTTTGGTGTGTGCGATAATTTATTACATTTGATTAAAATTTCTTACACCTACTAAAACAATTTCATGAAAAATCCTATTTCACTTTTATTATTAATGACTTTAGTATTCTTTAATGCAATCATAGCTCAAGAGGTTATTAAAACTGATAAAGCAATCTATACCATTGAGGGCGAATATTATTTTGAGATTACCAAATCTGACATTAATGGTAAAAGGGTATTCTTTAAAGCCGAAACAAATATCCCCGATAAAAGCAAAAAAGAAATGTTTTATCCAGGCGCTAATCACGCTGCATTTGACTTGATTGGCGACAACATTGTAATTGTGTACGATGTTTGGCAAAAGAAAGCGGGAACAAAGGATTGTTTAGTGAAATTATTAAATACCAAGACAGGGAAATTTACAGAACCACAACTGTTGTATTCTACAGAGATTAATTCTGTTTATAGTTCAAATGAAATTATTTACAAACCAATTTATTCTCCTGACAAATCAAGCTTGCAGTGTTGAAAGACAATATTTCCCCAAGCTATCCTATAGAACCTGAAATCAAGATATACGACACAAAAGCATTAAAGGCTATTTCTACTAAAAAACTAAGTGGCAAATACGAAAATCAAA of Chitinophagales bacterium contains these proteins:
- a CDS encoding Fic/DOC family N-terminal domain-containing protein, with amino-acid sequence MRDFKRNEPYNSLPILPPNTNLETTEILRKAISASRALAQLNGAITNLPKPKLFLDTIHLQEAKASSEIENIITTNDELYKSVIANKKFENPNAKEVISYKEALWYGLEQLESRPFITTNLCIEIMQRIKQNTSTIRTAPGTTLSNTKGEIIYTPPSGESVIREKLGNLEKFINEDNSLDPLIKLALLHYQFEAIHPFSDGNGRTGRILLLLYLKLENLLDIPAIYLSEYIIKNKAEYYKRLKQVTEKENWESWIMYILDMIEWTSKKGITRLEDILYSMKTTSEDIKKELPKAYSKDLIDILYKLPYTKRQHLIDAGLGTAKTVGNYLIELEEKGFLKSVKLGKEKLYLNHRLMKILEKE
- a CDS encoding DNA methyltransferase, with protein sequence MKYRLYKKEKKEIVPVTGNEENKLAKARLSDIFEKRQELRIPSRFIEAWENVALFQTNGDIAKANSILFPNEKSAFALNNTLNDLTAKEWLPETVTVFSQKGLGAGNKDAQIEKQHPAPFSFQDVGRLIQFYSKENDRVLDPFSGVASTAKACAFNNRVGYGIELNPKYHELAKKRIEIEVPDEQKAKKIQSLINGNSKEEIKNFKNDFFDFIVTSPPYWNILETVDHKGKERVINNLDHKYGEDTKDFSNIEDYTLFLETLSTFFNDCARVLKKGRYLCVIVSDFRKKDKYYTFHADLANELEKKGSFVLKGVRILYQRHKGIYPYGYPFSFVPNMHHQNVLIFQNIKKK
- a CDS encoding methyltransferase domain-containing protein, which translates into the protein MKDYVEYNDKLFSRWAPIYDGFEIILSGVRKKMNQEINSTNKSVLDIATGTGSLAIALSSKAKEVVGIDLSSKMLDIARKKRTNDNLSFLQMDASEMKFQDHKFDIVTISLGLHDMPQEIRTAVLKEVKRVLKKDGKLYILEYDLPQNKFIGWCSSYLINTFESKYYLNFIKSELSDYLNTFGFKIEGKTNYLSGHLQLLTITN
- a CDS encoding helix-turn-helix transcriptional regulator, which produces MTLGQKIKQLRESKGMLQRQLASILEMGDGFLSKVESDLKPLRREHLKAISETFNYSYSELEALWIATKVYDLVKDEDEGLNALKVAEEQIKYHKNQK
- a CDS encoding DNA methyltransferase, yielding MMKVNKIYLGDCIKNMQELENESVDLIIADPPYNLNKDFGNTSDKWGDVNEWVKWSKIWLDVAIEKLKPTGSIFVYGIHHYLCFLQVHLYERNLKYRRQIIWHYENSFSGYKNAPSANYEPILWFSKSDTYTYHQIREPYKSTERLKNKITKNGKVWTPHPDGKHAGDVWNIPVLAGKRFAEEKVDHPTQKPIAICDRIVKHFSNEGDLVLVPFAGSGSECVSALRNGRNFIAFEKNKNYIELANKRINSVCMQAEFQNDIIANGIFAEM